From the Verrucomicrobiales bacterium genome, the window TCGATGGGCCAGGAACACGCTTTTGACCTCTCCCAAGGACGCCACCGCGATTCCATCGAGCACGTCGTAATGGTCGTTGAGCAGCGCCTCGGTGATGCTCATGAGCGCGGCATCCAGCTCGCCGTGGCGCAGGAGAGCGCCCAACTCCGAGGGCGGGGCGAAGCGAACTTGCGTTTCCAGGCCGCGCACCAAAGGGACCGAGTTGAGATAGGGCACCGAGCCCACGCGGAAGGGAGCCAGCGAGTCCTCGAGTTCCCCTTCGCGTTGCGTTTCGGACGCACGGCGCTCACGTTGCACGCGGCGTGCGAGGTCCTCCGCGTTTTCGCGCGGGGCCATTTTAAGTTTAGGCAGCTCGTCACCAGGCAGCATTTGCTGGACAAGGTAGGGTGGCGGGACGGGGTTGTCCAAACGTGATTTCGTCATCGAGTGCTGGAAACATGCCTCCTTGCTTGATTAACTCCCGGCTCGATGCGATCCGAAACCATTCTGAAATGCCTGCGCGCCTACGAGTCGCGCAACGTGACATTTCAGGACCCCGACGGCTCTTGGCCGGTGGTATGGAAGCGGGCCAAAGGGTGTCGGGTGTGGGATGAGGAAGGTCGCGTGTATCTGGATCTGACCGCCGCGTTTGGGGTGGCGAACGCCGGCCATGCGAATTCCCGGGTCGTTCGCGCGGGTCAGCACCAAATGGGGCAACTGCTCCACGCCATGGGCGATGTGCATCCGCATCGGCTGAAGGCCGATCTGGCTCGAGAACTCAGCCAGCTGACCTTCGGACGCTGGCGAGCCCGGGGCCGGGGGAAAACCATATTTTGCAGTTCGGGATTTGAGGCCGTCGAGGCCGCGCTGAAGACGGCGCTGTTGGCTACCGGGAAACCAGGGATTGTGGCCTTCGAGGGGGGCTATCACGGGTTGGGATATGGCGCGTTGAATGCAACTCACCGAGGTCATTTTCGCGATCCCTTCCTTCGCCAGTTGAGGGATTTTGGATCCTTCCTCCCTTTTCCCAGCGCCGCGCCAGGTCCAGTCCGCGGTGGCGCTTCAGCCCCGGCGGACTTGGCGCCGAACCTCCGGGAGCTTGAACACATGCTCCGCCGTCGCGTGAGCCAGGAGCCCATCGGAGCGATTTTGGTCGAGCCCATTCAAGCCCGGGGTGGAATCCGCATTCCGCCCCGTGGATTTCTGTCCATGCTGCGGCGGGTTGCGACGGAGACCGGTCTGCTGCTGATTCTGGACGAGGTCTATACCGGATTCGGGCGAACCGGGCGTTGGTTTGCGACGGAGCATGAGTCGGTCATTCCGGATCTGGTGTGTTTGGGGAAAGCCTTGACGGGGGGATTTCCCCTCTCGGCTTGCATTGGCGAGGCAGGCCTGATGGATCGAGCCTGGCCGGAGGCCAGCGGCGAGGCGATCCACACCAGCACCTTCTTGGGGCATCCGGTGGGGTGCGCCATGGCGCTCGCTCAGATCCGCGAAATTCGTCGGCGAGATTTGGTGCGGCGCAGTGCTCGACTGGGACGCTCGTTGCTCCAGCGGTTGCGGGCGGTGCGCCTGCCTGGCCGGCCGAATTTACGGTGCGAAGCCCGGGGTGTGGGGCTGATGGCCGGTTTGCAGCTGCATCGATCAGACGGGCATCCGGCGACGGCCGAGTCGCTCTCGGCCATCAAGGCGATGTTGCAGCGCGGGTTTGTGCTGTTACCGGAGGGTGCGGACGCTGACGTGATCGGCTTCACCCCTCCGCTCGTGATCAGCGAGCGGGAGTTGGATCGAGCGGTCGAAGCCCTCCAGCGCTGTCTAGATTTGGATGTCAGATCAGCTCCTTTGACGGGTTCTCCATGAAACTGAACGAAATGCGCCAGATCCTCGACCAGCGGGGGATTCTGCTAACCAAGTCGCTGGGACAGAATTTTCTGCACGACGAGAATCAGCTGAAGAGAATTGTCGATGCTGCGGCGTTGAATGCATCGGATCAGGTGCTGGAAGTCGGCCCGGGTCTCGGGCCGCTGACCGAGTGGCTGGTGGCCTATGCGGGATCCGTGACGGCCATCGAAGTGGACCAGCGATTGGTCGCGTTTCTGCGGGAGCGGTTTGTGGCGGTGAACAACCTCACGCTGATTCATGCCGATGCGCTTCAGTACCTCAAGGATCACAGCCGGGACTGGTCGTCCTGGAAACTCGTGGCGAACCTGCCCTATTCAGTGGCCTCCCCGTTGTTGGTGGAGTTGGCGCTGGGAGGCAACGGCCCGCTGCGCATGGTCACCACGTTGCAGTTGGAGGTGGCCAAGCGGCTGATCGCCAAGGCCGATACGGATGAGTACGGCGTGCTGACGCTGCTGCTGCGATTGGATTATCAGGCGCGCATTGCCTTTCGTGTGCCGCCGAGTTGTTTTTTTCCGGCACCGGACGTTGATTCTTCCTGCATTGTTTTGGAGAAGCGGGTTCGTCCCCTGCTTCCGCCCGCGAGCCGACGGGTCTACGTGAGCCTGGTCAAGCTGGCCTTCAGTCAACGTCGCAAGATGATGATGAAGCTGCTGAAAGCCACCTGGCCGGAGGAAACCCTGCAGAAGGCCTTTGTCGCGCTCAAGCTTCCGGCTGATATCCGGGCGGAGAAGGTCGAGTTGGAAGGGTTTGTGGCGTTGGCGGAGATGTTGACGGCGTAGGATGGGGATTCGTCCATGGAGTGTGGGCCGTCTCGGCCCACCCCCAATGTGCAATGTGAAATGAGCAATGAACAATGTGCAATCGGCGCGGCTAAAGGGACCCTGATTTCACATTGCGAATTGCTCATTGCTCATTTTTCATTGGGGACCAATCAGGCCCGCTGCGCTCGAGGGCCGAGAGGGGAACGTCCGGGGACGGACGTCACTACAATGGTGGGCCGTTTTTCAATTTCCAAACTTCCCAGGTGGGGTAGCTTGTTTACATGTCGGTTCAAGAAATGGTTGCTTTGGCGGTGGTGGCGACAACCCTCGGGCTGTTCGTTCGGGCTGCGCTTCGCCGGCGACGGCAGCTGCCTTGGCAGCGGGGGAGTCATTGTGGGTGTGGAAGTCCCAGCGGGTCTGCGGCGGGGGGGGCAAATCCCCAGGTTCTCCGAATTCGGGGTCGGAAGGGAGAGACTCCGCAAGTGATTGTGACATCTTCGCAGCCAAAGCTTGCACGAACTCCAACCGTGGATTAGTTTTGCTGCGTCGTTTACCCCTGATGCAAACATCGTGTGAACGCCTCGCCTCATTTGATAAAAAAGAGTCCAGTCGCCAGTCGTGATGTTGATTCGGGGTCGCGTTGGGAACCGAACACGGACGTCTACATCACGGATAACCGTTTGGTGATCAACGTCGAGTTAGCGGGAATGCGTCGTGAAGACCTCGAGCTGTGCGTTGATGGCAAGCAGCTCATCATCTCCGGCCAACGCCCGGATTGTTGTCGTCCCCCGGGATGCTCGTTTCTGGTGATGGAAATCAACTACGGTCCCTTTTCCTGCGCTTTCGAGCTTCCGGAAGGATACGATTTATCCGAGGCCGTGGCTGCCTACCAAAACGGCTTCCTGAAGATCGAGATTCCCCAATCCTCGCGTGCCTCCAGCCGGCGGCAAATTTTGCAGATCACCGAGGTGAAGTAGATCCCGGCTCCTGGGCTTCCCTCGAACGACCGCGGCCCCGGTCCAGGTGACCTCCGTCACGGGCGTGGTCTGCGGAATCGGCAGCCTGCTTAGCTAACCCCCGGCATCTCCAGGCCGGGTGACAAAGTTGCCGGCCAGGAGCTGGTTTTAGGGCCGGCAGAAACGTGCTGGCCTTCGGCTTGCCACCTCTCTGAGGCCCGTCGGCCTTGTTCCTGCTTGCTTCAGTCCTGATGTGCCCCTGCGGATGCGGAAATAATGGGAAAGAGACTTCCTTTTCTAGCATCTAAGGTCTAAACCGAACAAAACGATGACCAGTCCTGACACAGAATTCATCCGAATCTTGGGTGCGAGCGGCAGTGGAGCGGCGGCACGTTCTTCCGCTAAGACCGTCCCGGATGTCCTGCCGGTCCTCGGGCTTTCGGACATCGTTATCTTTCCTGGCATGGTGGCCCCTCTGCTCGTGGAGACCGCCCAGAGCATTCGCCTGATCGACGATGTGGTCGAAGGGGATCGGTTGCTGGCGGTGGTGCTGCAGAAGAACGCCGAATCCCAGAACCCGATGCCGGAGGAGATGTGGGAGCATGGGTGCGCCGCCCGAGTCCTCAAGATGATGAAGTTTCCGGACAACACCGTCCGGATTCTGATTGAGGGGCTGTGGCGGATTCGGATTCAGGACTACGAAACCCTGTCTCCGTACCTTCGGGCGCATGTGGAGGTCCTGAAGGACTCGGTAGATGAGTCCGTCGAGCTGGTCGCCCTGACCCGCAATGCGCACCAGCAGTTTCAGGAAATCATCAAGCTCAGCCCCTCGATCTCCGAGCAGGTCAAGGTTGCGGCTCTGAACACGGATGCTCCCGGGACCTTGAGCGATATTGTCGCCACCAACCTGAATCTGAGCCTGGATGAACGGCAGCACCTGATTCGGGTGAACGATGTCAAAGAGCGGTTGAACCTGCTTCGCCCCCTGATCACGCGTGAGTTGGAGGTGCTCTCGATTGGCTCGAAGATCCAGAACGAGGTCAGCAGCTCCATGGCCAAGAGCCAGCG encodes:
- a CDS encoding Hsp20/alpha crystallin family protein; this encodes MNASPHLIKKSPVASRDVDSGSRWEPNTDVYITDNRLVINVELAGMRREDLELCVDGKQLIISGQRPDCCRPPGCSFLVMEINYGPFSCAFELPEGYDLSEAVAAYQNGFLKIEIPQSSRASSRRQILQITEVK
- the rsmA gene encoding ribosomal RNA small subunit methyltransferase A, giving the protein MKLNEMRQILDQRGILLTKSLGQNFLHDENQLKRIVDAAALNASDQVLEVGPGLGPLTEWLVAYAGSVTAIEVDQRLVAFLRERFVAVNNLTLIHADALQYLKDHSRDWSSWKLVANLPYSVASPLLVELALGGNGPLRMVTTLQLEVAKRLIAKADTDEYGVLTLLLRLDYQARIAFRVPPSCFFPAPDVDSSCIVLEKRVRPLLPPASRRVYVSLVKLAFSQRRKMMMKLLKATWPEETLQKAFVALKLPADIRAEKVELEGFVALAEMLTA
- a CDS encoding aspartate aminotransferase family protein, whose product is MRSETILKCLRAYESRNVTFQDPDGSWPVVWKRAKGCRVWDEEGRVYLDLTAAFGVANAGHANSRVVRAGQHQMGQLLHAMGDVHPHRLKADLARELSQLTFGRWRARGRGKTIFCSSGFEAVEAALKTALLATGKPGIVAFEGGYHGLGYGALNATHRGHFRDPFLRQLRDFGSFLPFPSAAPGPVRGGASAPADLAPNLRELEHMLRRRVSQEPIGAILVEPIQARGGIRIPPRGFLSMLRRVATETGLLLILDEVYTGFGRTGRWFATEHESVIPDLVCLGKALTGGFPLSACIGEAGLMDRAWPEASGEAIHTSTFLGHPVGCAMALAQIREIRRRDLVRRSARLGRSLLQRLRAVRLPGRPNLRCEARGVGLMAGLQLHRSDGHPATAESLSAIKAMLQRGFVLLPEGADADVIGFTPPLVISERELDRAVEALQRCLDLDVRSAPLTGSP